The sequence CAAATCTGAGGGTATGGGGATGCAGGGAtatctaatattttatatttattcatATTCTACAACTTTTAGATAGTTATTTCATGAATAGGTTTTTTTTATCCTATCTAAAATATTTCATTGTGTAATCCATATCAACACAGATCCAATATCATTTCACTTCATAATACATTGGTATGAAAGGAAGTTAAAGGATTAATACCTGATGAGTGATCACCGTGTCTTGGCCaagtcattttcatggtgggaaCCCATGATGCAGGCTCGGATGTTGCACATGTGCCAATCCACATCTGCAGCAGTGCACGTAGGCTCATCAAAACTCATAATAGGTGTTGGATCTTTTATGtcttaattaattatatatttttcctttcaaaaaaCAACTCATGTGTTTGAACTTGAGTAACtcatatcatttttattttttttggtcttTACATAGGGTATGTGCATGTTGACACTTTCAGCATCCATTCCCGCGTTGAAGCCTCCCTCTTGCATGGGGTCCATTTGCCCATCAGCATCTCCAGTTCAGTACGCCGTATTCTTCTTCGGCCTCTATATGATTGCTCTAGGGACAGGTGGGATCAAACCTTGTGTGTCATCATTTGGAGCTGATCAGTTCGATGATACCGACCTAACGGAGAGAGTGAAAAAGGGGTCATTCTTCAATTGGTTTTATTTCTCTATCAACATTGGCGCTCTCATATCAAGCAGCTTGATTGTTTGGATCCAAGACAATTGTGGATGGGGATTGGGATTCGGCATTCCAACATTGTTTATGGGTCTCGCTATCGGAAGCTTTTTCTCGGGTACAATCCTTTATAGGTTTCAGAAACCCGGCGGAAGTCCCATTACAAGAATGTGCCAGGTTGTGGTTGCATCTTTGCGGAAGTGGAATGTAGAGGTTCCTCATGACAGCTCTCTCCTGTATGAAGTACAGGATAAAACCTCAGCGATTGGAGGGAGTCGGAAACTGGAGCACAGTGATGAACTCGAGTATTTATTGATCTCATCTGAACTTCTCTTCTGAATTTAAAAAACGTTTCAATCTTCCCCAACTATTTTATTGTTCGAATCATACCATACGTTGCACATGTTTACCAATTCTAGGGTGCTCATCAGGCAGGCCCCACGACTAATATgccatatcccaaaaatcaggctggatAGATGGTTATAATTGCTGAAGTTGagcaaaaagaatggatggttaataaaaatgttgaaatGGTCTGCATccaatggttgggatcatctgaATTTGCCAATATCACATCCATGATGTGGCCCTCCTGATGATTAGCATagatcatagtttaaaaactttAACTCACCTGATTTCTAGCCAGGTTgggttgactcgaagacttgGACAAGTGTTCACATGActcgactcaatatttaataattaaattaaatattatttataaaaaaagttaaattgtaattatgataaaatatatagatAATGAAAGAATATGCAAGCATGTATTGCTTGGCTTGTTGGCTGGAGACTTAGCCCTCTTTGCTAGACTTGTCTTTTTCAAAACCCACTTCTTATCTTCTTACATTGAACTCAGCTGACTCGCTTGAGTCGCATCTAGTCAAGTCAACCGGGTCATCAAGTTAACGAGTCAAGCTGAGTTGAGACAGTCATGCTCTCAAGCGAGTTTCAGGTTGACTTGGCTCAAAATCTCATTgacttgagttgactcagctgagtttcaagtcaagtcactgagttttagaactatagcATAGTTTTCATATGCATGCCATGTACAAGGGGGCTGTAAGTCTGCATTTCTCTTGATATGAATTGAAATGAATCTTGCTACATGCTCACGGTGTGTTAGTACTCACCACTATGTTGAATTGCAAGCATTCAATACAATCAAAGACAGTGACCACATCATACTCACATTTCCTAGCATTCCTAATGATGTAGGAACTGCAAATCGTACTTTTGATTCCCTTAGAGTCCATGCAGTAAGGTTGCTAATTCCAACCAGTGTATTGTCTTCAATCTCATATATAGAAATGAGATCCTCATTTGGCTGACACATAGCTACATGGTAGATGGATAGTAATACTTTTTTTACTTGCATTGCACAAGCCTGGAGTTTTGACAATTGCTCTGCTGCAGGTGCCTCGACAAAGCTGCAACGGTGACCAATCTTGACATGAAGACTAATGATTTTTCAAATCCATGGCGGCTTTGCACTGTCACCCAAGTGGAGGAACTCAAGATACTGGTCCGCATGTTCCCCATATGGGCCACTGGGATCGTCTTCTCCGCTGTCTATGCACAGATGTCTACCATGTTTCTCGAGCAAGGCATGGTCCTCGACACCTCTCTCGGTTCCTTCACCATTCCGCCTGCATCGCTCTCAACCTTTGACACAATCAGCGTCATCATATGGGTCCCAATCTATGATCGGATTCTCGTCCCAATAGCAAGGAAGTTTACAGGGAAGGAAAGGGGCTTCTCAGAGCTCCAACGGATGGGCATTGGCCTATTCATATCGATATTGTCCATGACAGCGGCCGCGCTGGTCGAGATCAAACGGTTGGAGATTGCAAAGGCTGAGGGCCTAACGCATGAGAAAATAGCAGTGCCCATGAGCATATTTTGGCAAATACCACAGTATTTTCTGGTGGGTGCAGCCGAAATATTCACATTCATTGGGCAGCTTGAGTTCTTCTACGACCAATCGCCCGACGCCATGCGGAGCTTATGCAGCGCACTGTCGCTCCTCACAACCGCATTGGGGAATTACCTGAGCTCCTTCATCTTGACGATCGTCACGTCCATCACGACCAAGGGCGGGAAACCCGGGTGGATTCCGAATAATCTAAACGAGGGGCATCTCGATTACTTCTTTTGGCTTCTGGCGGGCCTCAGCTTGTTGAACTTGCTGGTGTACATGTACTGTGCTTCAAGGTATAAGTGCAAGAAGGCTTCTTGAGCATCCTTCAGAATGGTGTTTGGATGTATAGATGCATGCAATTGCAGAAATTGCCCAAATTGAAAATCTGTTGGTAATTCCTTTCTGGAGACTGATATTACACTCACCCATGTAATTTTTGGGAACTCAATTTAGGATTCATGTTGTAATAAtctgattgcttttcattaggaaATGGCTGGTATCATATGAACTGTTCTTTTGAGGGTTTGCAACTGTGGTTCTAAAAGTCACTGATTCAACTCGAAAATCAGCCGGGTCAACTCAATGAGATTTCTAGCCAAGTCTATAAATGAAACTCGGCAGACTCAAACTGAGTCAGTCACCTTGTCAGCTGGTTTTTAGTTGTAAAATGCAAAATGGGGCCTGTGAGAATTGAACCCAGAGCTGCAAACCATGGGCAGAAGTTGCATTTCTCTTTGTAGTCTTTGAGTTGACCTGACTCGACTGGATATTGAGTTGTGTTatcaggtttttgaactatgcttgTATTAGTCCGAGTCAGATGCAActcgtccgagtcgactcagactcgGTTGAGTCACCACGAGTCAGCATCATAAATATGGGGTGACTCGGCTCAGAGGGCTGAACGAGTCAGTCTGAGTTGCAGAGTCTTTTCCTTGCTTGCACCCATTTGTTAAAATGGTATTTTATACAAAAATGTTTGGGTTTTCTGGTCTGCATGTGTGAAGTCCGTGctctggtgatccaaaccgttagtaCCGAGGGCCTTTGGATGTTTCATGCATAAAAACGCTCCAGATTTGATGATCCTAACTGTAAAATATTTCACttatttttggttgaatgtgaacTTGGGTATGGTTAGGATTCTTCTGATTTGGggaatttttggtgcatgggccatcaactgtggggcccacattatcaACGGTTGGCATCTTTGAACCATGGGCCCTGCTTGTCCAAATTGAAAGCATGAATGCTCCTACACAAACTTTCAGCCCAAGCATTTCAGAGTAGTGCGAATCATCCATCGTAAACATGGAGTGCATGAATGTCAATCCTCAGACAACGGGCCCCACAATTCAgacaacggtccaaattcagtgGGAAGAATCAcatggttaagattgtccaagCAGGATGATTTTGGAGCTATTCTTCGTCCACAAcgggcccactatttggacgtTCTGGATTCCTTTTGATGTACCCCACGTGTATGGTGGAtcatcaccaccattttgaaaagaGAGATGTTCACATACAAACGTGCACGCTTAACAtacaacgtttttttttttttttctgccaatgtgtcacatgtgtgtaaAATCCGAGCTGTGCAAAAGGTGGGCTTGATCATAAAGATCacctaggattaaaaaaaaaaaaaagatggaccgttcatcaggcgggccacaccattgaaatattcggaCAGTCGATGGTCTGTCTCGATGTATTCtgtgcccatctgatgagtggattgttCCAATTTTCGCTGGAGATGACCTTCATGATATGGTCCACccatttcatggcttggatgatCTACTGAAGTGACACATCAGCGGAAAATAAAACGTTGTATGTTAAAGAATATGCATTTCTGTTTTGAAAATTGATATCTGGTTTGGAAATTCTAACAGCATCCTACGGTCCTCAGGGTTTGGTGATTGAGCACATTGATCTGATGAACTCCACAATCATGGACCATAAACCATCATGAAGAGTTAGGATTGTTTTATGGGGGAAATTTTTGGGGTGTGGTCCATCCACGCTGGATCATGACTAGTGGCTCTGGTCACTGAAAATTGGACCCTCTCTTTCCAAACTGATAACCCACTGGGCTGGGCCATCCCAGACCAGTCCAGCCCTGCAAGCAACCGATCCGACTCAGTACCGAACGAGTTGGTCCGAGCGGCCGAGTCTTTCAACCATCACTTGTCAGTTCTCCCAGAACTGAAGCTATGGGGCTAGCTTCTATGGTAACTTCCACACAGCATGGGAATAAGCATTGCCGTCCGATCAGCTAGGTCATGAGAATTGTTGGAACCGTGGAAGCagatagagatgaatcaagcaaagtattctaattgcacaaccaagttcaaacacaaacaaattaaattttacgtggaaaaactcttgcGGGAAGAAACATTAATGACATGGAGCAATAGTAATGcattatgaaagtagaaatttacAAGAGAAAGAAtatcgattcgaacaagcctcgaatctactcTTCAAGCACAAGTTATGGCCTTGAAACCCTTAGAAACGAATTTAGATAAGCTAGAACACCACTCTATACTCCTAAGtcccgattacacccgatatatgtAACCCCATATAGTATCACAATcggaatagaaaacaaatcccacacttaaCACAGTTCTGCATGTGTGCTCGATGGCACCTTCAATGGAACTTCGGAtcgtcaatggcatcgaacaccttcTATGGCATCAAGAAAAACACTATAACGTTCCAGCAATAAAATATGGATTTTTCCATTAGCATCAAGCATCTGTccatggcatcgacagaccctgttgTTTATAAATTTaagacaacaacaacaatttCCACATTGTCTTCAATTTTCATTCTTCATGACTTTATATCTTATTCTCTAATTCCACCTTACATCATTACTCTACAAtcacttctcatgcacactctacTCCGTCTTTCTTTTACATCTTCACCAAGTCTACAGAAGTTGTACATAACTTGAAATTCTCTGTGGGAACCATCTTCGTAAGCATGCTACTCAGATTCATGCTCGTGTGAATTTTCTCTGGAGTCACGCCTCATTCTTCAAGTAtatgtcagataaaatgatgacgcacatcaatatatttagtacgtgagtgatgaATACACTTTTAACCAAATTGATCGCGCTTTCGCCGTCACAATTAATCGGCATGGCCTCTtgctgaagtcccaactaatttattatccctctcaaccaaacaccttccttaaacgcttccgtcaTCGCCATGTACTCAGTTTttgttgtggaaagagccaccacaaactGATCGCTCTACCTGCTAGTACAAATGAATAACCGTAAGTCAACATTCTATCATCTACACTGCCTGCGTAATCAGAATTCACATAGCTTACTAACTTGGCCCAtaatttctcaaaagataagacaTAGTCTTGtctacctcgaatgtatcaaaatAGTCATTTTATTGCTTTCTAGTGTTGTTTGTTGGGGTTAGATGTGCACCTATTAATAACAccattgcatgtgaaatatccggtctcataTAGACCATGGTATACATCAAGCTGCCAACTGCGCTTAAATAAGGCTTACGAGACATAGCATACTTTTTTTCATCggttttaggacattgttctgaatatatcttgaagtgagccgcgtggagAACGCTAACCATTTTTGTTTGTCCATCCCATACTCATCAATGTCTTTTCAAGGTATTCCACCTAAGATAATCATAGCCTGCTCCTCTTATTGTCTTTGTGTTTGTTAATGCCGAGAATCCTCTTTGCAacccccaaatctttcatattgaatgtccctgataactgaatcTTTGGTAAGTTAATCTCATACATGCTATGATTAGCAATGAGCATGTCATCGATGTACAAAACTAGCATAATGAACTTTCCATCACCTAAGGTCTTGTAATagatacaatgatcatattcacttcttATAAACATCTAATTCACCATGAAAGAGttaaactttttataccactgcctaagcgACTGTTTTAAGATGTACAATGGCTTCCTTATTCTACAAACATTGTTATATGCCCATTGTATTTCGTAATATTttgattgcttcatgtaaatatgtTCTTCCAATTCTCTATAAAGGAAGGTGGTCTTCACATTCATTTGCTCCAGTTCGATATTATATTGGGCAACTAGCGCCAACACGAATTTAATAGATACTTACTTCACAACCAACACAAATATATCAGTAAAGTCGAcacattctctctgagcatattcctttgctaccaaccttgtcttgtacctatcatgtttcttcttaaagatttACTTGTATCCGATTGCTTTACAGCCGATGTGAAGATCCACAAGCTCTCGCGTCTTGTTCTTGTACAAGGAATCTACCTCATCATCCATCGCTACTTTCCACATTGCGGCATCTtactcatcaagagcctcctaaagAGTAAACAGATGTTTTTCATGTATAATGAGGGCAAATGCAATATTCGAGTCATCTCTGTATCTCGCAGTAACTTATGATCCCACGGTAGAATCCTTCTCACAGGTAGCTACTCAATTTGCTCTCATACCTCTGTCTGCATACCTATATCTTTGTATGTATCATTTCTATCTAACTGAGAGTCCATAACCAACTTCTTAAGCGTATTATGTTCATCTTTACGGAATAAAGATCCTTCGTCAAATTTAATGTCACAACTAAGGACAATTTTTCGTGTGACTCAGTCATACAACTTGTACCCCTTCACACTACCACCATAGTTGagaaagatgtactttttagccaTTTAATATagattatctctctcaactaacagTATATAAGAATAAGCATCGAGACCAAATACATACAGTCCCGAGTAGTCTACCTACTGATCACTCTACACTTCCTCTGAGATTTTACATTTAATGGTCGTAGAATGGGACCGATTCACTAAGTAATAAGCTGCATTAATGACCTCGGTCTACCGTTCCTTGACCAACTAAGCATTACTGATCACGCATCAAGCCTTTTCCAAGCGAGTCTAATTCATATGCTCATCCACGTCGTTCTACTTtggtgtgtggcacactgtgTTGTATGTCACGATCCTTTCATTTTTATAACACCTATTGAAATCCCCATAAGTGAATTCCGTACTAGTATCTGTCCTTAATACCTCCACCTTTTGTCGTGACTATTTTTCCACTATCATCTTCTACTGCTTGAAGTTTgtgaaaatatcatatttattttttacaaaatAAATCAACACTTTTCTGGAATAGTCTTCAATAAAGGTGACAAACTATAACGACCCTCTACCAAAAACCACGGGCGCCAACCCCCATAtattagagtgcacataatcaagaacatcCTTATAAACATGTTTAccagacttaaaagataacctcgactatttaccatatatataataaaattaattatttaaaaaacTGAAATTAAACGACAGTTCGATattatattgggcaaccagcgcaaACATGAACttaatagatacttgcttcacaacCAATACGAATATCTTAGTAAAGTTGACACCTTCTCTCTGAGCGTATCCTtttgctaccaaccttgccttgtaaCTATCATGTTTCTGCTTAAAGATTtacttgcatccgatcactttaCGACCGATgtgaagctccaccagctctcgcgtctcattcttgtacaagaaATTCACCTCATCATCCATTGTTGCTTTTCACTTTTCGGCATCTCACTCATCAAGGCCTCCTGAAAAGTAAATAATTGTCTTTCATGTATAATGAGGGCAAATGCGATATCGAGTCATCCTTGTATCTTATCCCAAGGTAGATTCATTCTCATGGGTGGCTACTCAACCTGCTCTCATACCTCTATCTACATACTTGTATCTTCTTGTGTATCATTTCAATCTAATTGAACGTCCATAACCAACTTCTTCGGttccttgtgttcatccttaCGAAATAAGGATCCTTCGTCGAATTTAACATCACGACTACGGACGATTTTCCGTTTGACTCAGTCATTCAActtgtaccccttcacaccaccaccatagctgataaagatgtacttttt is a genomic window of Magnolia sinica isolate HGM2019 chromosome 15, MsV1, whole genome shotgun sequence containing:
- the LOC131227994 gene encoding protein NRT1/ PTR FAMILY 8.3-like isoform X3; the encoded protein is MSDHRVLAKSFSWWEPMMQARMLHMCQSTSAAVHGMCMLTLSASIPALKPPSCMGSICPSASPVQYAVFFFGLYMIALGTGGIKPCVSSFGADQFDDTDLTERVKKGSFFNWFYFSINIGALISSSLIVWIQDNCGWGLGFGIPTLFMGLAIGSFFSGTILYRFQKPGGSPITRMCQVVVASLRKWNVEVPHDSSLLYEVQDKTSAIGGSRKLEHSDELECLDKAATVTNLDMKTNDFSNPWRLCTVTQVEELKILVRMFPIWATGIVFSAVYAQMSTMFLEQGMVLDTSLGSFTIPPASLSTFDTISVIIWVPIYDRILVPIARKFTGKERGFSELQRMGIGLFISILSMTAAALVEIKRLEIAKAEGLTHEKIAVPMSIFWQIPQYFLVGAAEIFTFIGQLEFFYDQSPDAMRSLCSALSLLTTALGNYLSSFILTIVTSITTKGGKPGWIPNNLNEGHLDYFFWLLAGLSLLNLLVYMYCASRYKCKKAS
- the LOC131227994 gene encoding protein NRT1/ PTR FAMILY 8.3-like isoform X2, encoding MGSQEEERLLVEDGSSENGTVGPYTGDGSVDLKGNPVLRHNTGNWRACPFILGTECCERLAYYGIATNLVTYLTNTLHEGNVSAARNVTTWSGTCYLMPLLGAVLADAYWGRYWTIAIFSTIYFIGMCMLTLSASIPALKPPSCMGSICPSASPVQYAVFFFGLYMIALGTGGIKPCVSSFGADQFDDTDLTERVKKGSFFNWFYFSINIGALISSSLIVWIQDNCGWGLGFGIPTLFMGLAIGSFFSGTILYRFQKPGGSPITRMCQVVVASLRKWNVEVPHDSSLLYEVQDKTSAIGGSRKLEHSDELECLDKAATVTNLDMKTNDFSNPWRLCTVTQVEELKILVRMFPIWATGIVFSAVYAQMSTMFLEQGMVLDTSLGSFTIPPASLSTFDTISVIIWVPIYDRILVPIARKFTGKERGFSELQRMGIGLFISILSMTAAALVEIKRLEIAKAEGLTHEKIAVPMSIFWQIPQYFLVGAAEIFTFIGQLEFFYDQSPDAMRSLCSALSLLTTALGNYLSSFILTIVTSITTKGGKPGWIPNNLNEGHLDYFFWLLAGLSLLNLLVYMYCASRYKCKKAS
- the LOC131227994 gene encoding protein NRT1/ PTR FAMILY 8.3-like isoform X1, whose product is MGSQEEERLLVEDGSSEIQNGTVGPYTGDGSVDLKGNPVLRHNTGNWRACPFILGTECCERLAYYGIATNLVTYLTNTLHEGNVSAARNVTTWSGTCYLMPLLGAVLADAYWGRYWTIAIFSTIYFIGMCMLTLSASIPALKPPSCMGSICPSASPVQYAVFFFGLYMIALGTGGIKPCVSSFGADQFDDTDLTERVKKGSFFNWFYFSINIGALISSSLIVWIQDNCGWGLGFGIPTLFMGLAIGSFFSGTILYRFQKPGGSPITRMCQVVVASLRKWNVEVPHDSSLLYEVQDKTSAIGGSRKLEHSDELECLDKAATVTNLDMKTNDFSNPWRLCTVTQVEELKILVRMFPIWATGIVFSAVYAQMSTMFLEQGMVLDTSLGSFTIPPASLSTFDTISVIIWVPIYDRILVPIARKFTGKERGFSELQRMGIGLFISILSMTAAALVEIKRLEIAKAEGLTHEKIAVPMSIFWQIPQYFLVGAAEIFTFIGQLEFFYDQSPDAMRSLCSALSLLTTALGNYLSSFILTIVTSITTKGGKPGWIPNNLNEGHLDYFFWLLAGLSLLNLLVYMYCASRYKCKKAS